A genomic window from Candidatus Poribacteria bacterium includes:
- a CDS encoding ABC transporter permease: MPWLQNARVARVAARLMPLVRTLAVIGASLGLALILLAASGYDLASCLRAFWVGSVGSARGWGVTLTNACPIIFTGLAVAVAFRCGALNIGAEGQLLVGTLLTTWLGVSAELPTS; this comes from the coding sequence ATGCCGTGGCTGCAGAACGCTCGAGTCGCTCGGGTTGCTGCCCGGCTGATGCCTCTGGTGAGGACGCTCGCTGTGATCGGCGCGTCGCTCGGACTCGCTCTGATCCTGCTGGCGGCGAGCGGATACGACCTCGCGTCCTGCCTGCGGGCGTTCTGGGTGGGCAGCGTAGGCTCGGCTCGTGGATGGGGCGTCACGCTGACGAATGCGTGCCCGATCATCTTCACGGGGCTCGCCGTAGCGGTCGCCTTCCGCTGCGGCGCGCTCAACATCGGCGCGGAAGGGCAGCTTCTGGTCGGCACGCTGCTGACGACCTGGCTCGGAGTGAGCGCGGAGCTCCCCACATCCG